Genomic DNA from Callospermophilus lateralis isolate mCalLat2 chromosome 11, mCalLat2.hap1, whole genome shotgun sequence:
GAACCCCAGTCTCCCCCTGGGGTGGTTCTGATTGTGGCTGATGCCTGGTTACGAATTGGTTTTTAACCCAAGCattgtgattattttttaaaaagccaaaccAATTTTGGCAGGAGTTAGAATAAATCCTGGGGCCTGGGCTCCTCTGGTCTTGGCCCTCCACAGCCTTTTCCCTCTAAGGGGAAGCCAGAGGGTGAGGAGGATCTCAGCAGGCCTCCAGCCACTTCCAAATTAAGTTTTGGGAGTTGGTTGAAGGTGAAGGGAGGAAGGCCTAGGGCCACTCTCCCTTCTGAGAGGCAGCTGTAGCTCAGGCCCTAACATACCCTTTCCCCTCTGGCCTCCCGCTTTCCCCCTCTGGTCAGAGGAGGGAGAAGTGGGGAGTAGTTTGGGAACTGGTTTATCCACATAACCTTCCCCATTATTTCTTGGCCCACCCTCAGGGCAGAGCCCCCTGCCCAGGCTGGGTAAGAGATGGGCTTGGTCCAGCAGGGACCCTGAGGGAGCAAACCCCTTCCCTTCTGGGGAGAGTGCCCCCCCTACCATGTAGTTGGACAGGGGCTAGGAGCTCCCCACCCCCTCCCTCTAACAGCAGGCTGTGTGGGTTTCAATTCCCATCCTCCCCGCCCCGGCTAGGTGTCGTCCGCCCTGTATCCTATCATGTGTctgagtgtgtgggggggggttctGTACTAATTTCCATGGCCGGTGGCTTTTCCTTCCATGCATCACTCCCCCCGCATGCCCAGGGGCCACCCGCCTGGCATTACCGCATGCTGGGGTCATTGGGGGAGGGGGGTGGGGCTCACGCTGTCCTGTGGtcttgagatttttatttttgcatatgtaatCCATCCTGTACAGGTAGCTAACTTTGTAAACGCTGTGTATTCTCTCTGCCCCCATGGCTGCTGGTGTAAATAAACTGCATCTCCCGTTGGTAGCTTGGCCTACCCACCCTCATTACCATGTGCTGGGGACAGAGCAAAGCCATTCTCAATGTCACAGAAAGGCTCCATAGCCACAAAATGGAACTTTTATTTAGTCAGACACCCTCCATCCAAGTGTCCCAGAGGCAAGGGCCCAGGGCTGAGTGATGCATACCCAGAACTCGTCCTTGGAAGTCAGGCAGGGTAGGATGCTGGCTGAAAGCCAGTGCTGTCTTGCTTACAGCCTTAGGCCTAGGGTAGCAGCAGCTGTGGCCTAGCCTCTCCCAATGCTAGGGGCTTGGCCTTGTGCCCCAACCCCCTTCCTGACTGAGCTCTGTAGaagactcttaaaaaaaaaaaaaaaaaaaaaaaaagtgctttgaAAAAAGGAGGAACACCCTATTCCTGCTACAGGGGTAGAGGGAGGAGGTGGAAGCAGCTGGGTGCCCATAGGGTAAGCTGGCACAGCCTTCATCCCTGTCTCAAAAGACACTTGACTAAGGAATGGAAGGATACTCCAGGATCCCTACAGAAGTATGCCAGGGGTCATGCTGAGCTGCCCTGGCAGTGGCCTTGGGTGCTGAGGGGTAGACATGCAAGACACAGGGAAGGGCTAGGGCCACAGCTGGGAGGGACTCAAAGCCTGGCCTTTCCATTTAGCTTGGCCTTTGGCTCTGAGCTCCTTCAGGATTCTAAAAGTATATGAAGGTGACATCCTTGTTTCTACCTGAGTTGTGCTTGCACAGGGGGGAATGTCTGTACCCCTGTGGACATAAGGGGAGGCCCCATACCTGCCtcctgtgtcttatggatggggtgcCCACCACATCCTTTCCACCCCTCCCTCCCAGGCCCTTGGGCCCAGCTCTGGCCAGGAAAGTGGGGAGGCCATAAAGGAGGAAGACCATGCCTTTCATTTTCTCCCTATGTCCTTATCGTCCATACATCCCAAATATGAGGAAGCTGAAGAAGACTGTGACACCCACCAGGGAGACAGTAGCAGGTGCTGTGAAAAACTGACGGTAATTGATCCGGAAGTACCAGACTACACCCAAAAGCACTACAAACACGGGCACCATGAGACTGCCCACACTGATGCCAAGGCTGGGTGGCTCACTGGCCGAGGGTGCCAGAGAAGTTGAGGGGCCTGTACCAGGTGCCCCTGGGGGTGAACGGTGGCAGTGAATCACACAGTTGTCAGTAATGTTCAGAGAACGCAGTGTGCGTGCTGGATCTTGTAGCAGGCGGCCCTGGTAGATCAATTTCATTTGGCTCTCCTGTCCAGGGAAATATTTGctgaaaggatgaaaaagaaagagaggCTGAGGCATAACAGGGCAAACAGGCCTGGACCAACAAAGGTGGGCAAAGGGAAAAACTGATGAGTAGATTTCTAAGGAAGTCTCCTCTCCACCCTTGGTAGGGGCCAAATTTTATGACCCCTTGCTGCTCTCAATTCTGCACCAGTCTCCTCAGAGGAGGCAAAGCCTTGGGACATGGGACATGAGCAGCTTCCCACTTTTCAACCCACTCACCTCTTCAGGGCACCCACGGTGTCCTCTGGCCTGGCCACAGCCAGCTCCTCAGTATCATTGAGGAACTTGAGCCGCACGTTGATGAAGCTGGGGCTGGGAGAAAGGCAGGTGCTATCCTCAGATCTCAGCAGGGCTTCTGGACTGCTGTTCTCTGTGCTCACTTGTCTTTTGGACAGGCCTTGGATGTCAAGGAGATGCTCAAGATTGGACTCCACACCACCCCCAGCAACAGGTTCCCCTGTGGAGTCTCCTCCaccttcgccagtctcttcagtcTTATCATCATTACCCTCTGATGGATGGGGAAGTTCGGTAGGCTCTGAGGTGTTCTGGCTTGCCACCAGCTGGTCCACATGCCCTAGGTGAAGGACGGATGTGTCGCCTGCTGACACAATAGTGCCCAGGAGCTGGTTGCTACCGCTGTCTGCTACGTAGGTAGAGAGCCAAGCTAGGACCAAGGCTAGAATCAGCACCACCACACCTGCCACCACCATCACCTCATTACCCACACCCTCAATGAGGGTGACATCAGGGAGCTCCATGGCCTGGCTGCTGACTGGGTCCACGCTGCAGGAACAAAGGGGAATAGCATCAGCAGAGCCAGAGGGGTTGCAATAAGGCTCCTAGTTTAAGTTTTGAACTAAGCCAGTTCTGAAAATAAGTGGAGTTCAATATTCTGGGGTGGGGTAGGGGGGATGAAAAACCTACATAAGGATCACATGTATTTCACTTTGTACTCTAGACTTCCAACCTCAAGCTAAGGACTTCGCCTTGGGCGCTATTAGAAAACTAGCTCACAGATGTCATGCCCACAATGAACATAGATCATCAGCCTTCTCATCGTTACCCTATGAGGAAAGCCTCATAACCTTGCTGCTGTGTCTCCGGCAactgctttttttcttttggtcatTGATGGGTAAAACATTTGCTTCTTTGAACTTGGAGTTTCTCTAGGATTTCTAACACTTAGTCAAGCAAAGATGCCCCTTAAACAGCCTCCAACTTAACTTCTGAGAGACTAAAAAGcctgaaatactttattttggagCTCCTCTGGAGGTCACCCTTGGACTATCTCATATGAGCCCCATCTCTTTCATTGTCACAGTTCATACCCAAATGTCAGGGGCCAAAGAAAACTAATCTATTGTCAACAGAAGACTTAGATTACCCTAAAGGGACAATTCTTTAGGAGCCATAAGCAAACAGTAACTCTGCCTCCTCTCAAATTCTCTGGCAGGCCCTGGGGAAATCCTATGGGACAAACACCAGAAACACTACCCTTCTGGGTCACTGAGGGCTCACAACTGCAAAAACTGCTGTCTACATGCAACTGATTTGGAAATGATTCCACAACAGCTCTCACTATCACTAACAGTCTCATATTGTGAAGGTTCTCACTCTGCAGTTTCTTACACGGGAAGGATTTCTGCTTGGTCCTTGGAATACCTACTTCTTCCCTTGGAGAATCTGTTTTCACAGCTGTCCCTGGGCAAATCCATCTGATGATTATCATTATCAGACTATTCTCACAGCACCTATAAAATTTCATTATACTTATCTACCGTTCCATTTATTAGACTTCTAGAACACAAGGCTCACatgtatttttctctttgtacTTAAGAGCCCAGCATAATGCCACCGTAGTTACTTCAAAAATAGTTGTGGAACATATCAACATCTGAAGAGTTTACACATCCTGACTTAATAGACTGACCCTGAAGTCAGAAAACAAAACGAAACTATAACTCTTACTGGCCATGTAACCTCGATCATCTTTCCCAGAGACTTAGCCTTCTCATCAGTAAAATGGGTTAAAAATAGTACCTACCTCATAAGGTTTTGAAGATGACGTGAAATCATTGAAGCAAAATAatcagcacagtgcctggcacattgcAAATGTTCAATAAACAAATGATAGGAATTATGTATCACTCCCACAACTAACCCCCGACAGTAAGAAGGTTAATGCCATTAACCGTGGtttacagaaaaggaaactgCGGCGGAGAGAGACGAGAACGACTGGCACAGACACAGCGAACTGTCGTGGGAAGGGCCGGGTAGGACCCCAAGTCTTCTGCCTTGGAGGCCTTTGCTTTCTCCTCAGCCTGTGAGCGACCCTGACCACGGTAAGGAGGGGTCCCGGACCCTGCCTTTTCTGAGGCAGACTCCGCGTCTGGGAGGTCTTATTTTCGCGGCAATGGAGTGAAGTCCATGAGCCCCTGAAGCCAAAGAGCTACCGGGTCCAGGCCGCAGAGCTCAAGCCCAGATCTCTCAGTCTATGATGGAGAGGGGGGTCACAAACCATCCACACCCCTCAAACTTCGGGGCGGGGCTGGGGAACTAGGGGCGGGGCTTGAGGGCGCGGGGAGTCATGGGAAATTAAAAGGAACTTGGACTGGTACTATGCTTGGATAGGAAGAAGGTCCTCACCTGAAAAGTCCAGGCTAAATGTTTTGACTTCGCCAGGACAACCCCTGGACTCGTCTTCCCGTTCGGGCCGGGGGAGGGGCGGGCAATCCTCGATTTTGCTCAGGGTTCGGTCTCTTCCGGCCTTTCCCGGAAGCTGTTAGAACTAGGGAAAGGAAGTCCCTCCTCCGCGCCTTACACTGATGACGCAAATCTACGTAAGGCGGGCTGACATAAACGTATTCTTTAAATAAAAGGGACAGGTTTCTCAGAGGAAAGAGGGGCGGAGTCATTGTTGGCGGGATCGTGGCCCTCCCCGCATGGCACGCCTGGTGGGCGGGGCCTTAGGCTGTCGGGAAAAGAGGCAGTGCCAAGAGGGAAGGAGTGAGTTGAGGGAGGTGTTTGAGAAAGGGGCGTGGTTTCCCTTCTGGAAGGTTTGCTCTGGTTGGCGCTACTGGGTAAATCCTTTAAAGAGGTTTCCCGCTTCCGGGCTGATGGGGTTCATTACTGCTCTGCAACGTGCCCCAAGTTCTAAGATAGTGGGATCAGTTAGGTCTGGTCTTTCTGATCTCTAAAAATTCCTCTATGAGTCGGAGCACGCCAGCTGCATGGAAGGCTGGTAGAAGGGTCGCAAATTTGAAGACaacctgagcaactcagggagaccctgtctcagaataaaaaaggaaAGGGTCGGAGATGTAATTCAGTAGTAGAGCGCCCTCAGCTCTGGATTAGTCAGGAAAACATACAAGGAGACAAGTTATTTGTCATCCAGTGCATGAAGAGTGCGGTCCAGATAGTGTGGGACCTTGATAATTTCGGGAAAGCACTTCAGGGACAAAGGTTCAGCGCCGTCTTAGGGCCCAAGAAAAGCAGGaaccaaaaagagaaaaatttcaaCTTACAAGaatttttccaaatttttttttttctaaagacatGCTGGGGGATTTTGTTTTATGATGgactatttttccttttttttttttttttttttttttttttgtggtcccGATGATTGATCgttggggtgcttaaccattgggcCACATCACCAAccctttgtttttggtactaggaattgaaaccaggaacacttaaacactgagacacatccccagcccttgttaaatattttatttagagacagggtctagctaaattgctgaggctggctttgaacttgcgattttTTTAATATGATAATTACTCATAATGTAAAATTTACAATTTTAGCTGAAAGTGTATCTAGATGGTAGAGTGCattcctagcatgtttgaggcccctgaaaaatattttttcatcccagcactggaaaattttttttaacatgtataCATGTAGAgttaaaactttttaacatatatACTTCAGTGGCATTGAATACATCCACATTATGCACCCATCACGACTACTGTCCATTTTCTGCACCTATTAAATAGTAACTCCCCATTCCTCCTCTTTCTCTAGTCTGTTTTTTATCTGTAAATTTGCCTATTCGATTTTGCTCACTTAAGTGAAATCATGTAATATTTGTTCTCCCCCAAtcccagttttctttttctttcttttctttttgagatgagatctgctatgttgcccaggctggctttgaacctcttTTCCCAACTATCCAAGTAGTAGCAGGGATTATAAGCATATGCCACAAGCACATGCCACTGTGTCCATCacgtttgttgctttctaagattaaatAATATTCCCCTGACTGTATATACCATATTtggtttatctattcatctgctcGTGGACATTTGGGTCATTTCTACCTTTTGGCTTTAGTGAATCATACTATTATGAACATTATTATACAAGTatctgagcttttttttttttttctctgccatactgggaactgaactcaggcgtgttctactactgagctatgtccccatgccttttaattttttattttgagacagggtctcactaaattgccatgggtggcctcaaacttgtgatcctcttgaagAGCCTCAACCTTCTAAATTGCAGAGATTAtgaggtgtgtgctaccacacctggcttgtATCTGTTTGAGTCCCTGCTTTCACTTCTTtggtctggcttttttttttttcctcctcctcctagtGGTGAGGATTGTAACCAGGTGCTTGgacttgctaggcaagtactgtacTAATGAGCTGCACTCTGAGCCtttcttaaaattttgagacaaggtcttactaagttgatagagatggccttgaacttgccagccTCCTTTCTTAGTCTGGAGTCGCTGTGTACCACAATGTCCTGCTGTTAAGGTCTTTGATACATGATGTCACATTGTTCTCTGGGGAAATATATATCTAATTCCCTTATTCCCAGCTGTTTGTTGAGGTACCCCTAAAGTTCCCTTCCCCAAAGATATAAGGTAGAGTCTAGAGAGGAACAGACTAGATGGGGGAGGTTTTAAGAGATGAGAGAATCCTAAAGATGTTTATATGCCAAGAAGGAGGAGCAGAGAAGGGAAAGAATGAAGAGAAAGGCAATTTGAGAAGGGAATAATTACCGAGTAGTGTTCTCTGGAAGTAGAGAAGGGTCCATCAGGTGATTGGGCTTGCCCTGGGCAGGAGGTGGGGTATCTGGCCTCCCCAGGGCACTGGGCActgcctcagtctggctgggcacaaatcacgagccactcaagcaggaacaaactttattttttgaaactgccacCAATGCCCCGTACACTCCCAGCCAGATTGCCTACCGACCCACGCGGCGGTCTCCTGGACCCCCCAACAGGaagtccctcctccggaattccctcctactgcacttccccaaccaaaggGAACTCTCTAGGAGTCCGGTAGCAGgcagaggtggacagcaggagtccaatatccatatgaatgcaaatcttaacataatcatatcatctcaatggcttgctggtgtcacctttcaaccaaaaatgccatgcatcatattacttggctgtggctcttagcagggCACTTGACCCATCCATTTGGGTGGATttagatacacacacactatgttattcttcccctccccccaCTACATGGATTGACATCTGCCTAACATTACACTACATTTGTCATTTTTCATTATTGTGTCTTACCAAATTGCCTGAGATcaggaactgtttttttttttttttctgtcacccccccccccaccaaatcTGTTTCAGATTACTTgaaaatttttttcccccagtactgaaCCCAGGATCTTGCACTACtaagcaagtgatctaccactgtgctacatcctcagcccactGATAAAGATTTATTAAGTGAATGATGGTTAGATTCAGCAAAGTTGTGGGAAGAGGTGGGGAACTTGAGAGACTTCTGTCATCTACTGGCCAGAGGCGATGTCTCAAGATAGTCTTGGCAGTGAGGTGAAATAGAtggaaagaagaaggaaagacTTGTTAGGGCTGGAGACATACTCAGAATGCTAGCACCTGGGATGAAGGGTTGGAAAAGTGAACAAAGCTGACAAGTTGATAGAGATGGCCTTAAACTTGCCAGCCTCCTTTCTCAGTCCGGAGTGTGAGAGTTTGAGGAGTATGTCCAGCAAAAGAAGAAGAGGTAGCTGACTTAAAGGTGTCTTGAAAGAGGGGCTTTTAGGGTTGGGTTTTGCGGGTGGGGAAATTGCAAGAGGaaagcaagaaaagaaagaagtaggcttctttatatataaatataaaattctatatataaacatgtttatatttcttctttataaATATAACAATTATATTTAAAACTAAGCTTTTTGTTTGATTCATTATCAGGGATTGATAATGaatcagggtgcttaaccactgagacacatccagaacccttttaaatcttttattttttaaaaaaaacatctttgtatgtggtgctgaggatagaaccctggccgcacgcatgccaggtgagcgtgctaccgcttgagccacatccccagcccttaatcttttattttgagacagggtctcactgagttgcttagggcctcgttaaGTTGCGGAGTCTGCCATGTGACCAGCACTGGCTTCATAAAAGGTTGGATTCATGAGTAAatgctagggagttttaaattaagGAGACGAGACTCTTATTGCCTTTAACACCAGCTCCTAgatggcttctcctagctcctgcctccagccacctaatgctGTAGCGGGGTTTacagaagagactaccaagaaagagagaacacgccagggagtgggcttttattggggaacaaaaaattccagggaaaatcccatccagtgaagattaaggggggcagcatcccaagaTCAGGGGCGACGATTGGGTCTTCGGGGCAGTGGCCAGGCACACCTCTGCATGGACAAGCCCTcggacctggagaagggtggggaatagctctgacacagctgtgtctaagtgcctctcacccagccagggaggtaactcaaatcgtgtgcgaggatggcctcccacagctgaggctggctttgaatttgtgattctcctgcctcagactcctaaaccacggggattataggcatacaccaccacaccACTGTACCCAGTTTGACAGACTATTTTAACGGATCCTTGGACATTTTAATGATGTAGTTTAtgagatgtttatttttattaactattGAACTTAGggatttttatgcttttatataCAATTATAATAGCTATCGAATGGTGAATATATCTCTAAATCCTGCCTTAAATGCTTTTAGTGAatgcattttattaaaaaatacgactgagggctggggatgtggctcaagcggtagcgcgctcgcctggcatgtatgcagctcgggttcaatcctcagcaccacatacaaacaaagatgttgtatcctctgaaaactaaaaaataaatatttaaaaaaaaaaaaaaggactgagaatggatatagctcaatggtagagcatttgtgtagcatatgtgaggccctgagttcaatcctcagccccacaaaaaaagaaaaagaaaaaatatatacagagaaatgtatatgtgtgtgtgtataatttcagAAGAATTCATAGATAtccctttattaaaaaaaaaaactcaaataccacaataaaaaaaaatccatcagctCAGTCCCTTTCCCTCTGCCCTCTCTAGAGGGGAATTCTTGGTCACCAAACTTCCaggtctttttctattttattcttatagaGTTTCATTTTGTTTGCTGTACATATCATATTCCAGACTGTTTTTGTCTCCTTAACAGTAGTCTTGGAAATCTTTCCAAAGCCATACACATGCTGGTCGgttggaattccttcccagttctATCTTGCTATGACTACTACCTTTTGTAAAGGCTAAATTGTATTCCATAGTATGGAACCCATATTGGGTTGCTGCAAGCAATGCTGAGATGACTATTCTGGTAATTGCCCACTTTTTATGTAAATGGGGAGCAATGTTTACAGATACTGCCAAATTGCTGGCCAGAGAAGCAACAGGATTTGCAAGAATCCATTTCTCCATctcttattatcattattatttttttggggggggggcgtatactggggattaaacccaggggcacttatccactgagccacatctccagccctttttattttttattttaagatggggtctcgctaagttgctgaggctggctttgatcttgtgatcctcttgcctcagtttcttaagtcactgggattacaggtgtgtaccaccaagccctgctcatttttaattttttccagtactagggatttaacccagggcctggGGAATActaagcaaacactctaccactgagcttcatccaccCCTTTATTTCTTCATCTCTTCACCAGCACTGCATACTAccaatctttaaatttttttccaaacCAGTGAGGGAATGATGTTTTATTTGAATTTGTATTTCCCTGGTTGCTGGTGAGGTAAAGCATCATCATTCATTTATTGACAGGTATGTGAGTGTTTACTCTCGGAAAGGTACTGAGTCAGCAATGGTGGATAAACTGGGTGCAgtagctcatgcctataatcccagccaattggggaagctgaggcaggaggattgcaagtttgaggctaacctcagcaacttagcaagacactttttaaaaatattattgtaatttttatacctttattatttacttcttatgtggtgctgaggctcgaacccagtgcctcacatatgctaggcaaatcttttgtcactgagctataaccaCAGCCctgaagaccctgtcttaaaacaaaaagtaaaaagaactggggattggtaaagtgtctctgggttcaatccccaggatctcCCTCCGAACCAAAAAAAAAGTGGtccatgggctgggaatgtggctcaagcggtagcgcgctcgtctggcatgcgtgcggcccgggttcgattctcagcaccacatacaaacaaagatgttgtgtccccaaaaactaaaaaataaatattaaaattttctctccctctctctctctctctctctctctctctaaaaattaaaaaaaaaagtggccctTCCTGCTCTCACAGATTGAAGAAATGAagaattaatgaaataatacatatttatacatgtatctttaaaaacaaacagGTTATCTTGTAGTTGTAATAGAAaaagggactggggctggggctcagtggtggagcgcttgcctcgcaagcatgaggcactgggttcaatcctcagcaccacataaaaaataaagatattgtgtccaacttaaaaaaaaaaaaagtattagaaGAGGCTGGACTGGCTGGGGTCTGTCTGCTATAACAGGAAAGTTTAACATCTGAGTCTCCCAGCCAGGGCCCAGGACTAGGGAGATTTCCTTTTCTTCTGTTAGGCCTTTGTGGCTCTGTGAAACTAAAacaaaacttccatccagaaaggAGAGGTTGCTGCTCTGCTTAACCAGGTCAAAGACTGTCTTGTGTTAGTGAAAGGGAATCCCTGCAGACACAACTCCCTGGAGAAGGGAAAGCCCAACAGGCTGCCAGAGGCAGACCCAGGGCTCCTGATCTCTGTCTCAGCCACCACTGCTGCCAGACTCCAACTGGCAATGGGAGAGCCCAGGATCCCTCAGCTGAAGGACAGGAGCTCAGGCTTCTGGGtgaccctctgttccctcctgtgGTGGCTGCCATCTGCTGATCTGTGAGGGACCTTGTGTTCTATAATGTTTTCCTATTACCAGTACTAGTAGCTGAGGGCAGAAAACTTGGAAGCCACAAAAGAGCAGAGTGGGAAAATAAACAGTGATGGGACCTTAGTCACATTGAAACCTAACAAAGTCCATGCTTTTGTTCTATGTACAGATCATTTCTTTGCAGTCACAAAAACTGGCTTGCCTTGAAAAGCTCCCTCCTAAAAGTAAGTGTACTTTTGACTCTGGGATCAGAAGTGACAGGGGGAACAGCTGGTCCTCCCATCATGGGCCCTCAGAGATTATTTTGTAGTGACTGCTATTTAAGATACCATGTGTTACTTGGAGGTGGGGAGGCCACATCATAAATGTCCTAGGCTTTATGCATTTACTGAAATGCCTGTTTAAGGAACAGAGCTCTAGTCTCACCCTAGTGGAGGCAGATACTGGTACTTAATAAATAAGTACTAAGCCAGGGAAGGCTACAGCTGGGATGGTCAAAGGAAGGCCCTGAACTGACTCTTGAAGATCTGTGTGAACTGAGTCTTGAGGATCAAATCAACCTTGACTAGGccaaaaaaatgtatatcaaGCAGAGGGAACCACACAGGCAGACTCCTGAAAGCAAAGAAGAGCCGGTCATATCCAGCAATTGGTAACTAGTTTACTAAGGTTGGATTCCAGGAATTTGGGACAAGAAGGGGAGTCAGGAAGCCAGAGAACATGCAGAGGCCAATGTCTAGAGACTTCATTTTGTTgaggtctttttgtttttttgtttttgcagtactagggatagaacccagggccttgcacattctaagcaagtgctctaccactagctACACCCCAAGGACCCCTTTTGTTCAGTTTTGATTTTGCCTGAAGGTAGAGAGAGCCACTACTGGAATGATCAGAGATGTGACTCAAAGATTATTTCAGCATCCATTCAAGGCATGGGTTTCAAGACCCGCCTTGAGGTGACAAAGGCAGGTTGGGTGGGAACAGGGCAGGCAGAGGCAAGATCTTGTCACTCTTTAAGAGGTATATGGGTGGTGGGAGAGAGAGGCACCAAGGACACCATGGTAGATAGAGGAGCCATCCAATCATGCCCAGGCAGGGGAGGTGAACATTCCTTGAGTCTGGGAACAGGCTGAGTACAGACCTTCCCCTGGGGAAAGGGTCAGAAGCTCAGGATGGCTGATGGTCATCAGGTGGCTCAAGAAGCTAGTGGAGGGATGAGCTGGTCCAGGAGGGCATGTGAAGCACAAAGATGAGAGCCAGCAATCATTTCCCTAGGGTTGAGGACAGGGACAGATAGAAGGGGCAAGACAGCCATGGCAGTGGCCTGTCATGGAGCTCACTGGATGCGTCCCTCCACACGAAGCAGTAGGTAGTCTCGGAGAAGTGGGGGCAGTGGGAGCTGGGTGGCAGCCTGCCGACAGCGACTACCCAACTGGGCTCGCACAGCCAGTCGGGCCAGGTGCTGCAGCCGCCGCGGCTGGTTTACCATGCATAGGGCCGAGCTGTAGAAGGCTTCATGCTCCTAGGCCAGGAGGGAAAGAGGGTCAGTTGGCCCAGCTCCCTTGACTCTGCCTTTCCATCTGGGGCAACCTAGCAGTGAGGTGCTGGGCTTCTGCAACCTATATCCACTTGTATATCTGGAAGGACTTGGATTCATAGGTATGGTAGGGGAGCTGGGGCTC
This window encodes:
- the Tmub2 gene encoding transmembrane and ubiquitin-like domain-containing protein 2 isoform X1; the protein is MISRHLQNLMSVDPVSSQAMELPDVTLIEGVGNEVMVVAGVVVLILALVLAWLSTYVADSGSNQLLGTIVSAGDTSVLHLGHVDQLVASQNTSEPTELPHPSEGNDDKTEETGEGGGDSTGEPVAGGGVESNLEHLLDIQGLSKRQVSTENSSPEALLRSEDSTCLSPSPSFINVRLKFLNDTEELAVARPEDTVGALKSKYFPGQESQMKLIYQGRLLQDPARTLRSLNITDNCVIHCHRSPPGAPGTGPSTSLAPSASEPPSLGISVGSLMVPVFVVLLGVVWYFRINYRQFFTAPATVSLVGVTVFFSFLIFGMYGR
- the Tmub2 gene encoding transmembrane and ubiquitin-like domain-containing protein 2 isoform X2, with protein sequence MELPDVTLIEGVGNEVMVVAGVVVLILALVLAWLSTYVADSGSNQLLGTIVSAGDTSVLHLGHVDQLVASQNTSEPTELPHPSEGNDDKTEETGEGGGDSTGEPVAGGGVESNLEHLLDIQGLSKRQVSTENSSPEALLRSEDSTCLSPSPSFINVRLKFLNDTEELAVARPEDTVGALKSKYFPGQESQMKLIYQGRLLQDPARTLRSLNITDNCVIHCHRSPPGAPGTGPSTSLAPSASEPPSLGISVGSLMVPVFVVLLGVVWYFRINYRQFFTAPATVSLVGVTVFFSFLIFGMYGR